From the genome of Pradoshia eiseniae:
TACACTGTCTGAATGGATTTCCGGTGCACGGATACCCGCTCCATAAGGGGCGCGAATGACCATCGGCACCGTATAGCGTCCCATCGTTCTCATGCGCAGCCGGGAAACATGGGTCATGATTTGCTCATAGGCTGGATAGATGAACCCGAAGAATTGCATTTCGGCAATAGGCTTAAACCCGTTAACCGCAAGGCCGACAGAGGTGCCGATAATTCCTGATTCGCTAAGAGGCGTATCCATGACACGGTCCTGGCCAAATCGTTCCTGCAAGCCCTCGGTCGCACGGAAAACCCCGCCGTTTTTACCAATATCCTCCCCTAGCAAGAGTACGCGTTCATCCTCTTCAAGCATGGTTCCCAATCCGTCCGTTATCGCCTGAATGAGTGTCATGTTCTTTGTCTTGATGCTTGCTGACAGCTGTTCTTCTTTTAATGCCATTAAGCTTCTCCTCCTAACAATTGGAAATACTCTTCCTTTTGCTTCGCGATTGTCCAAGTCGGTGTTTCAAATACATAGTCGAATAGATCATCTACCTTCGGCTTCGGATAGCTCTCCACTTCTCGGATTGCCTGCTCGACCTCTTCGGTGATTTGATTCTGAATCTGAGTGGTCCACCCCTCATCCCAGATGCCCTCGTTCTTCATGTAGCGTTCCAGGCGCATAAGCGGATCACGTGTTTGCCTGATTTCATCGCTCTTTGACTGATTGCGGTATTTGGTCGGGTCATCTGCTGTTGTATGAGCCCCATATCTCCAGGTAACCGCTTCAATTAATGTCGGGCCTTCTCCCTTACGTGCCCGCCCCAAGGCTTCCTTTGTCTGGAAATAGACCGCGAAAATATCATTCCCATCCACCCGGACGCCTGGTATGCCATAGGCAACCGACTTTTGCGCTACGGTTTCAGAATTCATTTGTTTTTCAATCGGAACCGATATGGCAAACCCGTTATTTTGATTAAAAAAGACGGCAGGGACCTTGAATACACTCGCCATGTTCATCCCCTCATGGAAGTCTCCCTCTGAAGTGGCCCCATCACCAAAATAGGCAATCGCGGCATTTTTCGTCCCTTTTCTCTTCTCAGCCCATGCAGCACCTGCTGCATGGGGAAGCTGTGTCGCAATAGGCACGGCAGGCGGAAAGATTCTCTTCCCTTCCTCCGGCACACAGCCTTCCACCCGGCCGTTCCAATATAAGAAGGTCCGTGCCATATTGGCGCCGAAGGTTAAGGTTGCACCGTGGTCGCGATAGGTCGGGAATACCCAATCCTCATTTCCGAGAGCGAGCGCGCTTCCCGCCTGCGCTGCCTCCTGGCCCTCAAACGGTGCATAGGTTCCTAATCGTCCCTGACGCTGTAAACTGATGGCCTTTCGGTCAAACGTTCTGATTCGAACCATATGATAATAGAACTCTCTCACCAGCTCATCGGTTAGTCTTTCTTTATCGCCCTCTCTTACAAGCTGCCCATTTTCATTCATCATTTGATAGATTGGAAATTCAATCGTCATCCGATCACCTCATTATTTTCTATTTAGTTTCGTACATCCCATTTAGGCGGCTTGCTATGAGAAAAGAAATGATTGAGTCTCTTTCGGTCCTCGATTCTCTTTTCACACAAGCGATCCGCTGCCTCGGCTGTTGTCATATTATCTAGCTCAGCCTGCCTATATACTTCAAGCAAGGAATGATAAATGGTTTTTGTTTTGGTCAATACGCGTTCCTTATTCGCCCCATATAACTCATCAGCCACCTGAATAAGGCCTCCGCAATTGATCATATAGTCAGGCGCATAGAGAATCCCCTTCTCCTTCACTTTCTCCCCGTGCCGGTCATGCAGGAGCTGGTTATTGGCCGAACCTGCTATGGCCTTCACCTTCATGACAGAGAGCGTCTCATCATTGATGACTCCTCCGCCTGCACACGGGACGAACACATCGGCCTCCGCCGCATAAATCTCCTTGCTATCCACGCTCTTGACCATTCCTCCATGATTCCTCGCCAGTTCCTTCACTTTCTCTACAGCTTCATCGTTAATATCCGTCACATAAAGGTCTGCCCCTCTGATGAGAAGCTGTTCAGCTACCTTTAGCCCAACCTTTCCAAGGCCTTGAATTGCATATGTTCTGCCAGCAAGCTCATCTGTCCCGAATGTCACCTTATTAGTAGCCTGCAACCCATAGATGACACCTAATGCGGTTGGGACGGATGAATCCCCGCCGCCTCCATAAGCCTCCGGAATCCCCGTTATGCAGCTCGTTTCTCGTGATGCATGAATGAAATCCTCCATATTCGTTCCCATATCTGTTCCGGTATAGAACCTTCCATTCAACGAATCTACAAAGCGCCCGAAGGCTCGAAACATATGAGGCGTTTTATCCTTTAACGGGTCCCCAATGATGACTGCCTTTCCCCCGCCAAAATCCACATCTGCTGCCGCACATTTATACGTCATCCCTTTTGAGAGGCGCAATGCATCCTGAAGGGCATCCGCCATTCCTCTGTATGGCTGCATCCGGCATCCCCCCAGAGCCGGACCAAGCGCCGTATTGTGAATGGCAATAATGGCCTTAAGGCCAGTGGATGGATCGTTGCAGAATATTACCTGCTCATGCTCCTGCATATTCTCTAATATCATTTCATTCATCTGCACTGTTTGATTGACCGCGTTCATTCGCCATTCCCTCCATTATTTATCTCTATATAGAAAGCGCTTACAAATCACTGTTCATTAATTGGATTCTTGCGTTGTCATGGATTGCTTTAACCGGGACTCCATCGTCTCCTTCAAAACGATGCCCTGCTTAACCTCGCCAATCCCGATCAATCCTGACTCATTGCGTATCTCAACGGCCGTCACGATTACATTCGGTGTCAATTTAGTCACAACAGCTTTCACATAAACCATCGTCCCCTCAGCGGTTGGGGCAATATGCTTTACAGATACAGCTCCGCCCACCCCCTCCTCATGCTCTTCCAGATAGGGCAGGATAATCTTTCGTGAGGCCCATTCCATGTGATAAACCATCGCTACAGTCGAATACGCACGATGGACAATATTCCCTTCAAATTGAGCAAACATCTCTTCGGTCACCATGGCCGTCACCACTGCCTCAGCTCCAACTTTTAAGCCTGTTTTCATCTAATCCTCCTCACATCAGCCAGCGTTCTTACACAAATTTCATTAAAAATTTAGAAAATTATGTTTATATCACTTAGAATACGCTATAATAAAATTCAGTAACATAACAAAATGTATAAATTTCCAAATGTAAATATTTATTTTGCATAAGTTTTCTATGAATAAACTTCATTTTAAAACGAGGAATGGATTATGGATCAATTAGACTTTCGCCTTCTAAGTATTTTACAAAAGGATGGGCGCATAACGATAAGCGATCTATCCAAGCAATTAGCCTTAAGCAGACCAAGCGTGACCGAACGATTAAACCGGCTCAGGGAAAAGGGCGTTATCGAAGGATTCAGCGCCAGGGTGTGCCCGCGTTCAGTCGGCCGGAATATTGTTGTCTTTATCCAATTAAGCGACTTCAAGACCGCTTCCTACGCCGAATTCGAAAAGAAAATCCTCGATGATCCCGATATCATCGAAATTCACCGCCTGACCGGCTCTGTCAGCTATCTTCTGAAGGCCGCCGTGCCTGGGATGGAGCAGCTCAACCAGCTAATTGAAAAGCTGAACCCATATGGCAATGTCAACACATCAATCGTCCTGTCTTCCCCATTGTCCTTCAGCCCCATTACCCCTGTTCAGGAAGAATTGAAATCCCGTCCCATTAACTGAACAACCTTAAGGAGGGAAGGTGATCTGCGGACACCTTCCCATCCTTTGTGTTTATTGAAGTCTTTATATAGACGTTATACGAGTGAGACTACATTCAAGAGGAGGATTCAAGCGTGGAATTCAATTTTGGAGACATGACTATTATGCTCCCTTCTTTACCCATAACGATTATCGCAATAATCGTCATTGTCCTCCTTGTAAGGTGGAGCAAGCAATTAGAAACAAGACGTTTCACGATTTTCGTTTATTTTTTGATAAGCGCTTATATTACTCCCATCTATATCAGCGGTACAAACGAAGGTGTCATTGAGTTATGGATACCTTTAGGCTTTATCATCGTTTTTATTTACTTGAAGGGCAGTAAAAGAAACCATCCATCTAAAATGAAAGCTTCTATTCTAGGACTTTGTATAGCCTTGTCTCAGATGGCTATTCATTATGTCAGTTAGTTTTTTGTACTCCACTCGAGGCAGCAGACGAGCATTTACACAATCACCGCAGAGGATAAAAGGCTATTACAAGGTCATTGACGATAAGAAGCTGCCTATTCTCTTTGGAGCAAGCGATATTTTCAAGCTTTTATAAAGGAGAGAATCATGCTTAAACGAAAATATGGCGAGCGTCCAGACTGGAGCCGCATTTAACAAAAAAAGTATGCACAAACCTATCTTGAGACAGACGAATTTAAAGGGTATATAACCTTGCTGCACATGGTTCAACTAACTGAACCCTTAATCGTTCAATATGATAAGAAGGAAGTCTGCATAGCCAATGAAGGGTATTCTTGGCTTCAGCAATTTCCAGCTGATAAGCACCACTCCGTAACGACCATGTTTGACGAAGAAGGAAATATTATTCAGTGGTATATCGATATATGCCTCAGCAACGGTTGTGAGGATGGCAAGCCGTGGATGGATGATTTATATTTAGATATCATTCTCTTTCCAACAGGAAAAATCATCATAAAAGATACGGATGAGCTGGAAGATGCCTATAAAAGCGGAATCATTCATAAAGAGCTGTATGATCTTGCTTGGAAGGAAGTGAACAGAGTAAATAGAATGCTATGCGCCGGGGATTTTCCTTTAGTTCGATTAGCCTCAGAGCATAAAACCCAGCTAATGGGCCTTCTAAAATGATTATTCAGAGATATCATCTAGTTTGTTAATCTATGTTGATACTATAACGTAAAGGGGTGTCTAACATCCATGCACTTATCAAAGGCGCAGAGATTTGCTATTGAGCATATTGAAGCTTGGGCAAAGCAGCATAAACATGAAGCAAGATTAACCATTAATCATATTTTAGAAATGTCAAACATATCAACAGATACCTTCGAAAAAGCCGTTGATGCCATAAAGACAAATGCCAGAATTAGCTTGCATTTTCATCCAGATCGGCTCGATTCCAGCTTAAACAGCATTGCCGAATCATTATTCATGCAGGGGGAATATAAAAGTCAATTTGAAACCTTGATCTCAAGCGGAAGTGTATCTGCTGTTCCTGGCGGCGAACGGGACCTTTGGGAGAAAAGGATGTTTGGAGGAGCCTATCATATTGGGGGTGCAGCCATTAGCGAACGTCCTAAGTATGGTGCACTGAATTTGATGTTACCTTCAGATGGACCTGCCCCTCGCTTTGGTTCATGCTACTTCCTCCTTTATCCAGCAGTCTCTCATCGTTCTTCATTTACCTATTTAGATTCTCATCTAGAAATAAAGGAAAAAGGAACATATAAGGAATTTGATTTAATTCTCGCAGCACTTCTGGAGGATTCATTTTCAAGAGAATTTGCACTGGGAGAAAGTGACCTGCAACCTCCTAGGCTAGTCAATCATTTATTAACAACTCTTTCAAAACCTCAAAAATTTCTCATTGAGGAAAAAGTCCATCGTAATCTTGACCAATACATTGAAGCCCAAATTCATGGAAGTCTATCACTTAAAGACGATGTTGAGATATTAGTAGCAGACAGTTCTTTTAAAGGAACAGATATAGGAGAAATAATGGAGCAACTATGCTCTAAGTTTTCCATTAAACTATATTGGCGCAGAGGGTTTAATCTTAAAGTACAGGATGTACCTTCTGATTTTAGAGGAGCTAAAATGCCTGTTTTAGCACATCGTATTGCCGAAAGGAAATATATTAATGCGCGAATCATTGGCTCTGCCATGAAAGAAATGTACTTACATCCTGATCAATGGTCTGATTATGGAACGATGAAAGAGATCGTTCAGGATTTCAAGCTATTATGGCATGTGCTTGTTAGATATGGCTCATACTAGTTGAATAGAACAGGATAAATAATAAACCAGCCAAAAAGGGGCTGGCACATAAGTATTTCAGTCAATGCTAAACTCGACCTATTAGGTTTCTGGTTTTTATTTATGTTCAATAGGTTTGTTCATTCTGCATACCATTATGAATAAATAGTGAACTGGAGCTAAAATCCGCTCGACTCATGCGGATCGTCGAGGAAAGGCTGAGACCCAGCAGGTGTAGACGAGGAGGCTAAAGCCTTCCTCCCCGCGGAAAGCGAGCCTCTTCACTGCTTATGGTTTTTTGAACCATTTCACTTAAACTAATCCTTTCTTCTGAATCAGCTTCATACCATTGGTCTATCAGAAGCCACTTACCAATTAGATACCATTCACTCCTAAGATAATTATGAAGAGAATAGTTACTGGCTTTTTTAACATACTAGCACCTCTTGTCCCTCCGCTTTTTCCCCTGATAGTCATCGCTAAATCCTGTCGCCTATTTTATAAAAACTTGTTTTTTTGGTAAATCCACCTTTGTCTTGCTGGTAGTCTTTTTATATTGCAGCCCACGATTGTTCTCCATAATAATTTGTTTATCAATGCCATCTCTCATCATGTTTAATACGAAAATAGACAAAGTAAACATAACTACTGGAGCTAAAATGATCCAAGGAGCTGTCCAAAGTTCATTTCGATCTATTCCGATTAATCCTGACCATTCATTGCTTAAGGAAATGATTTTTGTCGTATCAGTCAAACTATCATAACTCTCTATTCTTCCCCCAATAATTAGAGAGAAAAAGCCCATTTGAACGAGTAGCATCATCAACTGAGATGATTGTTGGATAAACAATAAGACCAATTTTCGTTTCATATAAGGAAAGACATGTTTATGGATCAAGTGCCATTTAGATGCCCCTAACACTTTGGCGCTAACGATATAGTC
Proteins encoded in this window:
- a CDS encoding Leu/Phe/Val dehydrogenase, encoding MNAVNQTVQMNEMILENMQEHEQVIFCNDPSTGLKAIIAIHNTALGPALGGCRMQPYRGMADALQDALRLSKGMTYKCAAADVDFGGGKAVIIGDPLKDKTPHMFRAFGRFVDSLNGRFYTGTDMGTNMEDFIHASRETSCITGIPEAYGGGGDSSVPTALGVIYGLQATNKVTFGTDELAGRTYAIQGLGKVGLKVAEQLLIRGADLYVTDINDEAVEKVKELARNHGGMVKSVDSKEIYAAEADVFVPCAGGGVINDETLSVMKVKAIAGSANNQLLHDRHGEKVKEKGILYAPDYMINCGGLIQVADELYGANKERVLTKTKTIYHSLLEVYRQAELDNMTTAEAADRLCEKRIEDRKRLNHFFSHSKPPKWDVRN
- a CDS encoding DUF3626 domain-containing protein produces the protein MHLSKAQRFAIEHIEAWAKQHKHEARLTINHILEMSNISTDTFEKAVDAIKTNARISLHFHPDRLDSSLNSIAESLFMQGEYKSQFETLISSGSVSAVPGGERDLWEKRMFGGAYHIGGAAISERPKYGALNLMLPSDGPAPRFGSCYFLLYPAVSHRSSFTYLDSHLEIKEKGTYKEFDLILAALLEDSFSREFALGESDLQPPRLVNHLLTTLSKPQKFLIEEKVHRNLDQYIEAQIHGSLSLKDDVEILVADSSFKGTDIGEIMEQLCSKFSIKLYWRRGFNLKVQDVPSDFRGAKMPVLAHRIAERKYINARIIGSAMKEMYLHPDQWSDYGTMKEIVQDFKLLWHVLVRYGSY
- a CDS encoding thioesterase family protein; this translates as MKTGLKVGAEAVVTAMVTEEMFAQFEGNIVHRAYSTVAMVYHMEWASRKIILPYLEEHEEGVGGAVSVKHIAPTAEGTMVYVKAVVTKLTPNVIVTAVEIRNESGLIGIGEVKQGIVLKETMESRLKQSMTTQESN
- a CDS encoding Lrp/AsnC family transcriptional regulator is translated as MDQLDFRLLSILQKDGRITISDLSKQLALSRPSVTERLNRLREKGVIEGFSARVCPRSVGRNIVVFIQLSDFKTASYAEFEKKILDDPDIIEIHRLTGSVSYLLKAAVPGMEQLNQLIEKLNPYGNVNTSIVLSSPLSFSPITPVQEELKSRPIN
- a CDS encoding DUF402 domain-containing protein → MVQLTEPLIVQYDKKEVCIANEGYSWLQQFPADKHHSVTTMFDEEGNIIQWYIDICLSNGCEDGKPWMDDLYLDIILFPTGKIIIKDTDELEDAYKSGIIHKELYDLAWKEVNRVNRMLCAGDFPLVRLASEHKTQLMGLLK
- the pdhA gene encoding pyruvate dehydrogenase (acetyl-transferring) E1 component subunit alpha translates to MTIEFPIYQMMNENGQLVREGDKERLTDELVREFYYHMVRIRTFDRKAISLQRQGRLGTYAPFEGQEAAQAGSALALGNEDWVFPTYRDHGATLTFGANMARTFLYWNGRVEGCVPEEGKRIFPPAVPIATQLPHAAGAAWAEKRKGTKNAAIAYFGDGATSEGDFHEGMNMASVFKVPAVFFNQNNGFAISVPIEKQMNSETVAQKSVAYGIPGVRVDGNDIFAVYFQTKEALGRARKGEGPTLIEAVTWRYGAHTTADDPTKYRNQSKSDEIRQTRDPLMRLERYMKNEGIWDEGWTTQIQNQITEEVEQAIREVESYPKPKVDDLFDYVFETPTWTIAKQKEEYFQLLGGEA